Proteins from a single region of Candidatus Saccharibacteria bacterium:
- a CDS encoding RimK family alpha-L-glutamate ligase, which produces MKIAILSKGSANYTTRRLKEVAEARGHEVRVINYAKCYVAIEKDKPVIRYKGESLDHFDAIIPRIAQSYTKYGTAIVRQFESQGAYSPATSLAINRSRDKLRAYQVLAKAGVAIPKTVFASETANFEDVVELAGGTPLIIKVARGTHGNGVVLAETPKAAKAVMQAFYVEGVNFLVQEFVKESAGTDIRALVVGSRVVASVKRQSLDDDFRSNTHQGGVGTAVKLTEEETKTAIKAAKAMGLSICGVDMMRSERGPLVLEVNSSASLKTPELITKRDVATKIIEYVEMNAKRRNKKDKVGA; this is translated from the coding sequence ATGAAAATAGCAATTCTATCAAAAGGCTCGGCTAACTACACGACTCGCCGCCTAAAAGAAGTGGCAGAAGCCCGCGGTCACGAAGTACGCGTTATTAACTATGCCAAGTGTTACGTGGCTATCGAAAAAGACAAGCCGGTTATTCGTTACAAGGGTGAATCGCTCGATCATTTCGATGCTATTATTCCGCGAATTGCTCAAAGCTATACCAAATACGGTACAGCTATTGTTCGCCAGTTCGAATCGCAGGGTGCATACAGTCCGGCAACATCGCTTGCCATTAATCGATCGCGCGACAAATTACGCGCCTACCAAGTACTGGCAAAAGCTGGCGTGGCTATTCCTAAAACAGTGTTCGCCAGTGAAACGGCAAACTTTGAAGACGTCGTAGAGCTTGCTGGTGGTACGCCGCTTATTATTAAGGTAGCGCGCGGAACGCACGGCAATGGCGTGGTTCTTGCCGAAACGCCAAAAGCCGCCAAAGCCGTAATGCAGGCCTTTTATGTAGAGGGCGTGAACTTTTTGGTACAAGAATTTGTTAAAGAATCTGCCGGTACTGATATTCGTGCGTTGGTTGTTGGTAGCCGCGTGGTGGCAAGCGTTAAGCGTCAAAGCCTCGACGACGACTTTAGAAGCAACACGCACCAAGGCGGCGTGGGTACGGCTGTAAAACTTACCGAAGAAGAAACCAAAACGGCAATCAAAGCTGCCAAAGCTATGGGACTTTCTATTTGTGGCGTCGACATGATGCGCAGCGAGCGCGGGCCGCTAGTACTAGAAGTAAATTCATCTGCCAGCCTTAAAACCCCGGAGCTTATAACCAAGCGCGACGTAGCAACAAAGATTATCGAATACGTTGAAATGAACGCAAAGCGCCGCAACAAAAAAGACAAAGTCGGCGCGTAG
- a CDS encoding DUF192 domain-containing protein: MSRKKDVFSWGIIILALLLIAATALYVLWPQLQPHASVRIGDGVFAARVANTPETREKGLSGTQSLRQEEAMLFVYDTDSKWSVWMKDMNYPIDIVWLNSKKEVVYIVKNAAPESYPYENFAPKQDARYILELAAGTVDRKKIIVGKEAAFDENNLEGIGL; encoded by the coding sequence ATGAGCCGCAAAAAGGACGTTTTTTCGTGGGGTATTATTATCCTGGCGCTTCTTTTGATTGCCGCGACCGCCCTTTATGTGCTGTGGCCGCAGCTACAGCCCCATGCGAGCGTTCGCATAGGCGACGGCGTATTTGCCGCACGTGTTGCTAACACGCCAGAGACGCGCGAAAAAGGCCTTTCAGGCACACAAAGTCTCCGCCAGGAAGAAGCTATGCTATTTGTGTACGATACCGACAGCAAATGGTCGGTCTGGATGAAAGACATGAATTATCCTATCGATATTGTGTGGCTAAACAGTAAAAAAGAGGTCGTGTATATCGTTAAAAACGCCGCGCCCGAAAGCTATCCGTACGAAAACTTCGCACCAAAGCAAGACGCGCGCTATATACTAGAACTCGCCGCAGGGACAGTCGACAGAAAAAAGATTATAGTAGGAAAAGAAGCAGCGTTCGATGAAAACAACCTGGAGGGAATAGGTTTATGA